One Halosegnis longus DNA window includes the following coding sequences:
- a CDS encoding MarR family transcriptional regulator, with translation MAGLTFTDLPALSEAIEGYPPSVKLVALVLANQGEATQRQLVDETLLPARTVRDALAELQDAGVVETRPLIMDARQTLYSVTTDNSDDRSRRRRPLVAE, from the coding sequence ATGGCTGGACTCACATTCACCGACCTCCCGGCGCTCAGCGAGGCAATCGAGGGGTATCCGCCGAGCGTGAAGCTGGTCGCGCTGGTGCTCGCCAACCAAGGGGAAGCGACGCAACGCCAGCTCGTCGATGAAACGCTGCTGCCCGCTCGAACCGTCCGCGACGCGCTCGCGGAACTGCAAGACGCTGGGGTCGTCGAAACCCGACCGCTGATCATGGACGCCAGACAGACGCTGTACTCGGTCACGACCGACAACAGCGACGATCGCTCCCGACGGCGCCGCCCGCTGGTCGCGGAGTGA
- a CDS encoding DsrE family protein, whose translation MANAAVVILAGTDGHTNLGRLVNGLEAAKEFADNDEDELELIFDGAGTQWIPELEAEDHDYHDLYQSVKADASACDYCSGAFGVDEAVADAGVVQIDDNDGHPSIRSLVDDDYEIITF comes from the coding sequence ATGGCAAACGCAGCAGTTGTAATTCTGGCAGGAACGGACGGACACACGAACCTCGGTCGCCTCGTCAACGGGCTGGAGGCCGCAAAGGAGTTCGCCGACAACGACGAGGACGAGCTCGAACTCATCTTCGACGGCGCAGGGACCCAGTGGATTCCGGAACTGGAAGCCGAAGACCACGATTATCACGACCTGTATCAGAGCGTCAAGGCCGACGCCTCCGCCTGTGACTACTGTTCGGGAGCCTTCGGCGTCGACGAGGCCGTCGCCGACGCCGGCGTCGTCCAGATCGACGACAACGACGGCCACCCCAGCATCCGCTCGCTCGTCGACGACGACTACGAAATCATCACGTTCTAA
- a CDS encoding DUF7522 family protein, translating into MTTPDALVAHLRSHAGDALQAVIIYDGDDHRDLYRRDDVAELHGSDLEAELLADIRTDQGRRESPAATAREGELTATVRLFKKRVIVHLPRDDASGTVVLLDTVAASRLATFVEDIRGDIYDE; encoded by the coding sequence ATGACGACGCCCGATGCCCTCGTCGCACATCTGCGTTCACACGCCGGCGACGCGCTTCAGGCCGTCATCATCTACGACGGCGACGACCATCGGGACCTGTACCGGCGAGACGATGTCGCCGAGCTTCACGGGTCAGACCTCGAAGCGGAGCTGTTGGCAGATATCCGTACCGACCAGGGGCGGCGTGAGAGCCCGGCCGCGACAGCACGCGAAGGGGAGCTAACCGCTACTGTCCGCCTGTTCAAGAAGCGAGTTATCGTCCATCTCCCTCGGGACGACGCAAGCGGGACCGTCGTCCTCTTGGACACGGTCGCAGCGAGCAGGCTCGCGACGTTCGTCGAGGACATCAGAGGGGACATCTACGATGAGTGA